One window from the genome of Nitrospira defluvii encodes:
- a CDS encoding GNAT family N-acetyltransferase: MQRLRPRHIPPLRDDGPDSGHTILSDGTTALLRIAQPGDADELQRFVERLSPAATRHRFFSESAPPAEVIRTLCDSSQPQRSLTLLALRRQDDTLSIIASGSYHARNPHEAEVAMAVDDRLHGHGLGTILLERLALLAVRHGFTKLWAITHADNLAMREVFATSGFTMEEHLEGGDMEVELSLTPTDHSVRQSEWRERVATTASLRPLFHPRAVAVIGASRSPQSIGYRLLDALQSNGFRGRCYAVNPHASTIAGVDAFPSLHALPEPADLAVIAVPKDAVLSVVDDCAATGVRALVVITAGFAEVGEEGRRLQAQLLDKVRQHGMRMVGPNCFGILNTDPSVRLNATFTSTFPLAGSIAMSSQSGALGLALLAASRRLQLGLSTFVSVGNKADVSVNDLLQYWESDHATTVILLYVESFGNPRRFAHIARRVSRNKPIVALKAGRTSSGKRAASSHTAALAANDVAVDALFQQTGILRANTLEDMFALAAALSEQPLPKGKRVGILTNAGGPAILCADACEAAGLEVPELSQATITRLSPFLPASASLRNPVDLIASASPEQYGQAIDTLLTSDDIDALIILYIAVTSADVDPIAEGITRGIAAARAAQPIKKPVYVGWMVESDRERRLSLPGETIPTFGLPELPARVLGTIVGYVQWRDRPLGMVPDFDDLDLPAVHTICRDVLATRGGGWLTVAETRAVLSAMAITLPPGGVATSAEEAAALAAQIGFPVAVKLASHTLVHKTEIGGVHLNLTGKAEVRRAYDDIAARLSQEQHTNAMEGVLVQPMVKGGVEVMAGMVQDPSFGPLIGFGLGGIHVEILGDVRFRITPLTELDAADLIRSIKGYRLLQGYRGHPPADVDAIQDLLLRLSRLVEEVPEIVELDLNPIFALAPGEGYSIVDARIRVAGK; encoded by the coding sequence ATGCAACGTCTTCGCCCACGCCACATACCCCCCCTACGGGACGATGGACCCGACTCGGGGCACACGATCCTGAGCGATGGAACCACGGCCTTGCTGCGGATCGCGCAACCCGGCGACGCCGACGAGTTGCAACGCTTCGTCGAACGCCTCTCCCCCGCAGCCACACGCCACCGTTTCTTCTCGGAAAGCGCCCCGCCCGCCGAGGTGATCCGCACACTCTGCGATTCTTCACAGCCACAGCGGAGCCTCACACTGCTCGCTCTCCGGCGCCAGGACGATACGCTGAGCATTATCGCTTCAGGGTCGTACCATGCGCGAAACCCGCATGAGGCAGAAGTCGCCATGGCCGTCGACGACCGGCTCCATGGGCACGGGCTCGGCACAATTCTGCTCGAACGTCTGGCCCTGCTCGCCGTCCGGCACGGATTTACCAAACTCTGGGCCATCACCCATGCCGACAACCTGGCGATGCGGGAGGTGTTCGCCACGTCCGGCTTCACCATGGAGGAACATCTTGAAGGCGGCGACATGGAGGTCGAACTGTCGCTCACCCCGACCGATCACAGCGTCCGGCAATCGGAATGGCGCGAACGGGTCGCGACGACCGCTTCGCTGCGCCCCCTGTTCCACCCTCGCGCCGTCGCCGTGATCGGCGCGTCACGCTCCCCGCAGAGTATCGGCTATCGCCTCCTCGACGCGTTACAGAGCAATGGATTCCGCGGACGCTGCTACGCCGTCAACCCGCATGCGTCCACAATCGCGGGCGTCGACGCCTTTCCTTCGCTCCACGCCCTGCCGGAACCGGCCGATCTCGCCGTCATCGCTGTGCCCAAAGACGCGGTCCTTTCCGTGGTGGACGACTGCGCGGCGACCGGAGTCCGCGCCCTGGTGGTCATCACCGCGGGGTTCGCCGAAGTCGGCGAAGAGGGGCGTCGGCTGCAAGCGCAATTGTTGGACAAGGTCCGGCAGCATGGCATGCGCATGGTCGGGCCCAACTGCTTCGGCATCCTGAATACAGACCCGTCGGTGCGGCTCAACGCCACCTTCACCTCCACCTTTCCGCTCGCCGGCTCGATTGCGATGTCATCCCAAAGCGGCGCCTTGGGGCTGGCTCTGCTCGCGGCGTCACGACGATTGCAACTCGGCCTGTCGACCTTCGTCAGCGTCGGCAACAAGGCCGATGTTTCCGTGAACGACCTGTTGCAGTACTGGGAGAGTGATCACGCCACAACCGTCATTCTGTTGTATGTGGAATCGTTCGGGAACCCCAGACGGTTCGCGCACATCGCGCGGCGAGTCAGCCGCAACAAACCGATCGTCGCACTCAAAGCGGGCCGGACATCATCCGGCAAACGTGCCGCCAGCTCACACACAGCCGCGCTGGCCGCCAACGATGTCGCGGTCGACGCGTTGTTTCAACAAACCGGCATCCTGCGCGCGAACACGCTGGAAGATATGTTCGCGCTCGCGGCGGCGCTGTCGGAGCAGCCCTTGCCGAAAGGCAAACGGGTCGGCATCCTGACCAACGCAGGCGGGCCCGCCATTCTCTGCGCAGATGCCTGTGAAGCAGCCGGCCTGGAGGTGCCGGAGTTGTCTCAGGCTACGATCACGCGGCTTTCGCCTTTCCTGCCTGCCTCTGCGTCGTTACGCAACCCGGTCGATTTGATCGCCTCGGCCAGCCCGGAGCAGTACGGTCAAGCCATCGACACGCTCCTGACCTCCGACGACATCGATGCCTTGATCATTCTCTACATCGCGGTGACCAGCGCCGACGTCGATCCCATCGCGGAGGGCATCACACGAGGGATTGCTGCGGCGCGGGCGGCACAGCCGATCAAGAAGCCGGTCTACGTCGGCTGGATGGTGGAGTCCGATCGCGAGCGCCGATTATCCCTGCCTGGGGAAACCATCCCGACGTTCGGCCTCCCTGAACTGCCCGCGCGCGTCTTAGGCACCATCGTCGGGTACGTCCAGTGGCGCGATCGCCCGCTTGGCATGGTGCCTGATTTCGACGATCTGGACCTCCCGGCCGTTCACACCATCTGCCGAGACGTGTTGGCCACCAGGGGAGGCGGCTGGTTGACGGTAGCGGAGACACGCGCGGTCTTATCAGCCATGGCGATCACGCTGCCTCCGGGCGGAGTGGCGACCAGCGCCGAGGAGGCCGCCGCACTCGCTGCGCAGATCGGTTTTCCGGTCGCCGTGAAGCTAGCCTCGCACACCCTGGTCCATAAAACCGAGATCGGCGGCGTGCATCTCAACCTCACCGGCAAGGCCGAGGTCCGCCGCGCGTACGACGACATCGCCGCGCGACTGTCTCAAGAGCAGCATACGAACGCGATGGAAGGAGTGCTCGTCCAGCCGATGGTGAAAGGCGGCGTCGAAGTCATGGCCGGCATGGTTCAGGATCCTTCCTTCGGTCCCTTGATCGGCTTCGGCCTCGGCGGGATCCACGTCGAAATTCTTGGAGATGTGCGTTTCCGGATCACACCGCTGACGGAACTGGATGCCGCCGACCTGATTCGCAGCATCAAGGGCTATCGCCTACTGCAAGGCTATCGCGGGCACCCGCCGGCCGACGTCGACGCGATTCAGGACCTGCTGCTTCGCCTCTCACGGCTGGTCGAAGAGGTGCCGGAGATCGTGGAACTCGACCTGAATCCAATTTTCGCCCTTGCGCCAGGGGAAGGCTACAGCATTGTGGATGCGAGGATCAGGGTGGCAGGGAAATAA
- a CDS encoding cytochrome c3 family protein, translating to MRYLPLPSTAIPAVALATLVLVIWIGWGTVRSPAAFWAPGDLSRYHVDRGGCTNCHEPFRGPSPARCIACHTEGYFEARATPAVAGWHRALVVERQACTGCHSEHRGTLAQITEQTRTNPHGEFIFRATGTNSCSACHEFGSRIATHPTLRDEPIVRQLYEKGRGAHRPGRIGDCLSCHGGGSS from the coding sequence ATGCGCTACCTTCCGCTTCCGAGCACGGCGATCCCGGCGGTGGCGTTGGCGACCCTGGTGTTGGTGATATGGATAGGGTGGGGGACGGTGCGGAGCCCCGCCGCGTTCTGGGCTCCTGGCGACCTCAGCCGCTACCATGTGGATCGGGGTGGGTGCACCAATTGTCACGAGCCGTTTCGAGGGCCCAGTCCCGCCCGTTGCATCGCTTGCCATACTGAAGGGTATTTTGAGGCCCGAGCGACGCCTGCCGTGGCCGGGTGGCATCGCGCGCTGGTCGTTGAACGGCAGGCCTGCACCGGTTGCCATTCGGAGCATCGCGGAACGCTGGCTCAGATTACCGAGCAGACGCGTACCAATCCCCATGGAGAATTTATCTTTCGCGCGACCGGGACCAACTCCTGCTCGGCCTGTCACGAATTTGGAAGCAGGATAGCCACCCATCCGACACTGCGAGACGAGCCGATCGTCCGGCAATTGTATGAAAAGGGGCGCGGGGCCCATCGACCGGGCCGGATCGGGGACTGCCTCTCCTGTCATGGCGGGGGTAGTTCATAA
- a CDS encoding hemerythrin domain-containing protein has protein sequence MSDAKISVTFEQDHDRLDALFTTFQQQKRTDFAKAKEAFVEFKFGLQRHIVWEEDVLFPKWEENSGMAEGGPTQVMRTEHQMIGQCLEAIHEKVQAQNPDSDREEQRLLEILKSHNMKEERILYPSIDQVISEAERAELYQAMKAIPEERYRTCCGSGRS, from the coding sequence ATGTCGGATGCGAAGATCAGTGTCACGTTTGAGCAGGACCATGACCGGCTGGACGCGCTCTTCACTACCTTCCAGCAACAGAAGCGCACGGATTTCGCCAAGGCCAAGGAGGCCTTCGTCGAGTTCAAGTTCGGCCTGCAGCGGCATATTGTGTGGGAGGAAGACGTGCTCTTTCCCAAGTGGGAGGAAAACTCCGGCATGGCGGAAGGCGGTCCCACGCAAGTCATGCGCACCGAGCATCAGATGATCGGTCAATGTTTGGAGGCCATTCATGAGAAGGTGCAGGCACAGAATCCCGACAGCGATCGAGAGGAGCAGCGGTTGTTGGAGATCCTGAAATCGCACAACATGAAGGAGGAGCGGATTCTTTATCCCTCGATCGATCAGGTGATCAGTGAGGCGGAGCGCGCGGAACTCTATCAGGCGATGAAGGCGATTCCCGAAGAGCGGTATCGAACCTGTTGCGGGAGCGGGCGGTCATGA
- a CDS encoding addiction module protein: MPKIFPTPPPGFDDLTVEERIDFVQSLWDRIATTPEQVPVPEWHRRIIRERLKAYREHPVAGRSWTEVRADIERKLRER; encoded by the coding sequence ATGCCCAAGATATTTCCGACCCCTCCTCCTGGATTCGACGACCTCACAGTTGAAGAACGAATCGACTTCGTGCAATCGCTCTGGGACCGAATTGCGACGACACCCGAGCAAGTGCCCGTGCCTGAATGGCACCGGCGGATTATTCGAGAGCGCCTGAAGGCATACCGGGAGCATCCCGTAGCTGGTCGGTCCTGGACGGAGGTTCGAGCGGATATTGAACGCAAGTTGCGGGAGCGCTGA